The genomic interval CAAACTAAACATTTAGGCCTAACTGCTTTTTAGATCATCATTTTcctgtgagttcagttcagttcagtcgctcagtcgtgtcggactctttgcgaccccgtgaatcgcagcacaccaggcctccctgtccatcaccaactcccggagtccacccaaacccatgtgcattgagtcggtgatgccatccagccatctcatcctcggccgtccccttctcctcctgcccccaatccctcccagcatcagagtcttttccaatgagtcaatgagcattactttactagtgtgtgcaaagagtgcaattgtgcggtagtttgagcattcgttggcattgcctttctttggaatcggaatgaaaactgaccttttctagtcctgtggccactgctgagttttctaaacttgctggcatattgagtgcagcactttcacagcatcatctttcaggatttgaaacagctcaactggaattccatcatctccactagctttgttcgtagtgatgctttctaaggcccacttgacttcacattccaagatgtctggctctagattagtaatgacatcatcatgattatctgggttgtgaagatcttttttgtacagttcttccgtgtattcttgccacctcttcttaatagctaaGACTCccatatacatataaaaagattaaataaaattcgCATTCTTTTCTGCTATTAATCTGTCTTATGTCAACTAAATTTTCAAGCCTGGCTAGAAACCCTAAAAAGGTAGCGGAAAGTTTCGCTCCTCCTACAAAGTTTTCCAATCCCTATAGTGGCCTGAGGGGTCTCTCTACCTGCATTATTCCCAATCTATGATCACTACCTCCCACAGCAGATTTCATTATCCCCTGTAGGAAGAGAGATTCCGAGTCTGGAGAGCCTAACTTTTATTCCAGGCCTGACCGTGCCACCGAGAGGAGCAGAGAGCCAGCCtatctctctctccccactgccaCCCACTCCCTCCCTCAGCTCCCTTCCTGCTCCACCTCCTCCGCCtgctctccttcttcctcttcttctccttcccattcttcttctctttttgtcAGAAACTGTAAACAGTCTGAGATCTTACCCTACTTAGAAGATAATAAAATAACCTGTAAGTTTTTCACGACTGCTAATAGTAGACACAACACCTAGATCAGAGAGCAAGAGGCTTTATTATTCACAGCACAGCAGCAACAAGGTTGCATTGGTTCACCATGCCCACCAAGTCCCATAGGGGCGAACTGGAGGGGCCTAGGTGGATGCTGCATGCACAGTGGGTTTGCATCACAGCCACAGGACAGCTTGGGGGACTGGTGGCTTAAAGTGAGTGTGGCAAGTAAACCTGCTGTTTGTCTGGGAGCAACCACCACCCTATTCTTTAAGGTCCCTCAACCCTGATGAGTAGCATTCTTGACACAGCCTCTAAGAACAGGTAAGAACTCTCAGGGCAGATTGCCTATTACAGCACTGTGTTCAAAAAACTAACACTGAATATATTCAAGCAGGGACACTGATGgtgaaaatttttattgttaGAGCCATTTGCAGGCAAAGCAGCTATGAGGGTATGAGGAAGAAGGTCATTTGGGTGATGAGCCCAGAAGGAGTAGCAAGTGTTAGGCTGAGGAAAGAGCAGAGAGTGGAGAGGAGGCAGGGGATTCACTATGTTATTGAAGAGTATCCAGTTCTGCAATGGATACTAAGTATATGTTGGACTCAGAGACTAGAGACAAACGTGTTCTAAACACAGAGGATGGGATTGAAGGACAAAACAGGCACCTCACACTCATGAGGCACATAAAGAACTCAGCATCTATGAGGCATCTCATATTTAAGAAACCttcacagtcccttggactgcaaggagatccaaccagtccattctaaaggagatcagtcctgggtgttctttggaaggaatgatgctaaagctgaaactccagtactttggccacctcatgcgagagttgactcattggagaagactttgttgctgggagggattggaggcaggagaaggggacgaccgaggatgggatggctggatggcattactgactcgatgaacgcaagtctgagtgaactccgggagttggtgatggacagggaggcctggcgtgctgcgattcatggggtcgcaaagagtcggacacaactgagcgactgaactgaactgaactgaactgataaatcgGCCAACCTCTTACCCCACACCCATGACATGCTGATAAAAACCCATTGGTGAATGACAACTATAGACCAAGCAAAACTCCCCGCGTGATCAGACCCAGCTACCTTGGACCTGCTCAGTCCTCTTGTTCAACTTAACTCTGATCCTCAGAAGCCCATCATCACACAGGAAGGCTAATGAGGCAGAACAAAAGATGTATGAACACTGTGCTAGAACAAAATTCATCTAACAGGACCTCCCACCTGTTGGTCTTATCCTGAGGATGGTTGTGCAACCCCATCTCTTTCCCTGTGCTTTTTGCAACATTGATTCAAAATCCTAAAACATTTTAATGACCTCTGGGAGAGGTGTGTGGTGCACTTGAAGGTGAAACTGCCACCATAAAATTGCCATTTTGGCATGGAGATAAAAGCACTTGAAAAACAGGTGGAAAAGGGCACTCCTACCTCTCATTTTTGTCCTACTGCAATGTACCAGAGGAAAAACAGCATTCTTATGACCAGAGATATACTTAAAGCATCTGCATTGGTAACTTAACCCTCCTCTTTCTACCATTAACTACCATAAAAGTTCCTTTACTGTCACTTTCATTGCCATCTGTATTGCATCAGGCTAACCTACAGAGCACCCAAGTGCAAGCTCTTTCATAGAAAAAGTAGGTGGCCCTGAAAAGGGCCTTTGCAACAAGAACCTTGCAAAGCTTAAACTTAACCACCAAATCCATAGAGAGTGCGGCCCTGACGCTTGAGCGCGTAGACCACGTCCATGGCAGTGACAGTCTTGCGCTTGGCGTGCTCGGTGTAGGTGACAGCGTCCCGGATCACATTCTCTAGAAACACCTTCAGCACTCCACGGGTCTCCTCATAGATGAGGCCGGAGATACGCTTGACTCCTCCACGGCGGGCCAGGCGGCGAATGGCCGGCTTTGTGATGCCCTGAATGTTGTCGCGCAAAACTTTGCGGTGACGCTTAGCGCCCCCCTTTCCAAGGCCCTTTCCACCCTTGCCGCGTCCAGACATGTTACCTAAGTGCTGAGCACTAATGCCGAAGGTGCCGAGTGCAAGGCCCGCCGCCTATTATGTAGCGATAGTGCGGACCTTTGTGAAAACTGGAAGATCAGAAAGGCGGGAAACTGCACTGAGTCCCCGCCCCTTCTAAAATCTAAAGTGAAACAGGCTAGCGAGATTTACTCGTATTTAGaaaatggctcagaggtaaagaatccgtctgcaatgcgggagaggaGGGTTGGGtcggtcggaaagatcctctggagaagaaaatgacaacccattccagtattcttgcctgggaaatcccatagatagaggagcctggcgagctacagtctataAAGGGGCAAACAGTTCGACAAGACTGACAACGCACACACTCCATTAATCTATCTGAATCTTAGTAGCTTTCTTCGTAAAATAGGATATATGCTATTAATAACTGAGTTGTTGTAAACAAAATAGCATCTAGTTCGCGAACAATAAATTCCTGGAATCTGTTACTGAAAGCAAAGTATAATAGCTAACACACGTTGAAAGATTTCAAAACTTTCTAATATACTGGTTTGTACAGTGTGCTTTAATTTATACAAATTGAGCATATACATTTACTCAGTGAAGGAttgcaaaggaaaagaatataaattgtCAGGGGCTAATAACCTGTTCTTGTATAGAGGTATTTGGTGCATGGAATTCAAGCAAAGATATCATAAACTCCAGTGGTGGGCAAAGAAATTTACACAAGtgccagaaataaaaatgtgatctTCCTTaggtttttatattattttaaaaaaaaaaaattttttttttttttttttttgctgagcacATGGGAGAGCTAAGATTTAAATGATGCccttaaaagaaatagaatgttcaaaatagcttttttaaaattcacacttATGATACACCAAGCACACTGTCCTAAGGAGTATAGATTAGCTCAGCCAAGTGCTCCATCCGAAAATTTGAGATTATGAATGTCAAATTTCAGAACAATTTATTTTGAGGTAGCAGCACCAACAGCTAAAAAAATCACACACCAGCATAAATGAACCAAATTTAAATTCAGTGGGCATATCATCActaaaacaggaagaagaaaggaaaacattgctgtttaagaaaaacaaaacaaacacatccAAAAAAGAACATTAATTTGTTAAACAAGCCTTGAAATCCACAGGAATACACAATAGCAACTCCTAAAGAAttctcacatcttttttttttacattgtcaaataaaatatacattttgaagTAACAAAATTCACAAAAAGTTGCTACAATAGTATCTAGAGTTCCTCTAGCCAATTTTCCCCTAATGGTGACATCTTATATAGCTATATCATAATATCAAAGGTGGTAATTGACACTGACAAAGTACTGTTAACTAGCATACAAGCCTTATTCAGCTCTCACAGATTTTCATATTGCccccatgtgtgtgtttgtgtgtgtgtgtctgtatgtgtagtCTTATGCCATTTTAAAAGATGCATCAGTTCATGTAACTATCACCTCAACATGGACACAAAACTATTCTATTATTACCAAGGAACGCTTCAATGTTACTGTTTCATAGTTACAACCACCCACATCTTTCTTGTCTTGGGGCAATCACCAATCTGTTATTCATCTCAGTATCATCACTTTGAGAATGTTATACAAATGGAATAATACAATGTATAACTTTTTAAGATTGGCTTTTTTACTAAACATTACCCATGTAGACAGTTGTATGTATTAATATCaatagcttttcattttattgctgagtaggaTGCCATTGTATGGGTGTCTGAGAATTAATATAACCATTGACCAGTTGAAAGATATGAACTTGTTTCTAACTTGTAAATGCAGCTGTTATTAACAGTTTTCTTTCTCCCCAGCCACCCCCACACCATTTGGTTTGCTTTTAGTATCTCCTGCATGCCCCCctgaaaattacatattttttaagtggCAGAAATGCTGCTATGATGACTGGGAGGCTAACAAGACTTTCAGTCATCACATAGAAATCACACAGCATTGTCATTATCTCTTGAAAGTTTGTTTCAAGACTCAAAAACATTGCACTGAGCTATTCCAACTGTTTCTGAAATCTGACTTCTGGTTTCTGTAGCTGAGGATCTGCTCCACAACAGTCTGTAATGTTTATTAATTAAACTGTTGGTGTCCAGATCCTTTGGTTCCTTCCAGGGGAATAAtgttttcacttctatgcagaacTATTCAGTTAGGGCCTCGAGAGCCTCCAGTGTTGCTTAATCTCCCCAGGCTAGGAGTAAACCCAGCAATAAGGCTGAGAGTTCCCATTGCTAATGTCTATAAAACCTGACAGAATCCAGAAATCTTGCATTGCTCCAGGGTTTATCCTAGGATTCTGCCTTTGTTGGAAGAAAGTTGGGAGCTGTTGTCTCATCGGCTCTTTTACTGAGGGTTAATAATAAATGATGACTGCAAACTCTGCCTTAGTGACTACATCATGGTTTTCTTGTAGAATGCAGACACATTCTCCACAATCTGAGTTTTCAGTAACTTGCTGCAACAAGCTCTAAATTCCTGGAGTGTTGAACATACTTACTAGTCTGGGCCCCAGATTTGGTGAATTTATGCTCTCCCCATCTGCATCATTAACTGCTGGTGGTGCTGCTGGAAACTGATTTCTGGAAATCCCACGGAACCAATGTTTTGGATACCAGATCTCTATTTTTAGTACAGAAAAGATGATTACATTTACCAAATGATGTACTGTTCAGCACAAAAACAAATGGATTAGCAGCAAACTGGTCTCCAGTAGTACTCAGCATGGGTCCTTGAATatccgtgtgtgtgcatgccactTTGCAGCTGCTCAAGGACCAGTGCTTTTTATCATATACTACATCATCCCTGGACTTTCTGTCTCAGGGACAGGACAATGTCAATTATTTTGCCTGATCTAGTAATtaaattactacaaacaaagctagtgaaggtggtggatttccagctgagccatttaaaattctaaaagatggtgctgttaaagtgctgcactcaatacgccagcaaatttggaaaattcagcagtggtcacaggactggaaaaagtcagtttttattccaataccaaagaaaggcaatgccaaagaacgttcaaactaccacgcaatttCACTCATTGGCAAGCTAGCAAGTTAACGCTAAAAAtcattcaagctaggcttcaaaaatACGTGAACTAAGaacatccagatgtacaagctgtatttaaaaaaggcagaggaaacagagatcaaattgccaacatccactggatcacagaaaaagaacaaaaatcccaaagaaaatacctacttctgcttcattgacttcgGTAAACCCTTTTTGtcgattacaacaaactgtggaaaattcttaaagagatggaaataccagaccaccttacctgtctcctgagaaacctgtatgcaggacaagaagcaacagttagaaccggatctgaccaacagactggttcaaaactgggaaaggagtatgtcaaggctgtatattgtcaccctgcttatctaacttctgtgcagagtatatcatgtgaaatgccaggctgaatgaaacacaagctggaatcaagattgctgggagaaaaatcaacctcagatatgcagatgataccactgtaatggcagaaagcgaagaggaactaaaaagcctcttgatgagggtgaaagaggaaagtgaagaagtagatttaaaagtcaacattcaaaaagctaagatcatggcatccagtccgagcacttcaagggaaatagatggggaaacaatggaaacaacgacagactttattttcttgggctggaaAACCACTGCCAAcactgattgcagccatgaaattataagatgcttactccttggaagaaaaactatgacaaacctaaacaacttattcagaagcagagacacaactttgccaacaaaggtccgtatagtcaaagctatggtttttccagcagtcacatacagatgtaagaactggaccataaagaaggctgaatacctAAGAGTCAATGCTTTTGCAccgaggtgctggagaagactcaagagttcCTTCAGCagcaagattaaaccagtcaatcctaaaggaaatcagtcctgaaaattcattggaaggactgtcactgaagctgaagctccaatacttttggccatctgatgtgaagaactgactcactggaaaaggccctgatgcggGAGACCGAGgacaggacaacagaggatgatatggttgggtggcatcactaactcaatggacatgagtttcagcaaactctgggagatagtgaaggatagggaagcctggagtgctgcacttgatgggactgcagagtcgaacatgacagggactgaaaaatacaattaaaCTAAGATGACAGataagggggtgggggtgagggtaaTTTACACAGGTAAGTCACTTAGAAATAAGACCCAAGACGTAACCAAAGCaggttgtatatacatatatgatttgTACTTGAAGTAGCAAAATTATTTGCTTATGTAACTTTCTTAGCATTTACTTCTCATAATGCATCCTATTACACTGGTCTAAGAATAgcttcacactgctgctgcttatAGAGGAAGAGGACCACTATCACTATTTTCACGGTTTAAGAGGATCTCATTACGTTTCTTGCTGTTTATCTTTACGGATTGCAATGGAAGCTTCAGGTGTCAATGTCCTGGTTTTTACATGAAAGAGGTTGCAGGTAACTCTTTTCCTAGAATTGGTACATGGAACACGTGGAGTTATGCCCTGCTCCCACTTTGTTTTGTTAGGTTTTTCGGGAGATGATCGACTCCTTTGTGATACAGTTCTTCCAAATGAAGTTGTAGGTGGCTCTGAAAAGAGCCTTTGGGTTTGGTATTAGCACTTGGTGTCGACAATTTATGCCCTCTCCCCGCGGATGCGGCGGGCAAGCTGGATGTCCTTGGGCATGATGGTGACGCGCTTGGCGTGAATGGCGCACAGGTTGGTGTCCTCGAAAAGCCCCACCAGGTAGGCCTCGCACGCCTCCTGCAGCGCCATCACCGCCGAGCTCTGGAAGCGCAGGTCGGTCTTGAAGTCCTGCGCGATCTCGCGCACCAGCCGCTGGAACGGCAGCTTGCGGATCAGCAGCTCCGTGGACTTCTGGTAGCGGCGGATCTCTCGCAGGGCCACTGTGCCGGGCCGGTAGCGGTGCGGCTTCTTCACGCCGCCCGTGGCCGGCGCGCTCTTACGAGCAGCTTTGGTGGCGAGCTGCTTGCGCGGCGCCTTGCCGCCGGTGGACTTGCGGGCAGTCTGCTTAGTACGAGCCATCGCGATGGATTGGATAGACTGTTGCAACTCAAGCCCGGCTCTTCTTGCTCTTATTTATAAAGGCGAAGTCATCCTGATTGGTCCGAATCTTCAAATTTCGCGCGGTGAAAGCAGAAACTGGATACGCCTTGTGATTGGCTACCAGTTCTCACTTTCGAAAACCTTTATCTTTTGATGTCCTGTATTTTCTCTGTAAATTGTCCATCTATTCACCCTGTACTTTATGTGCTTTATATTTACCTTAGTGTTAATCCCTTTGTTCGCGATTAAGTTTGGgaagagacaaaaaagaaagttCCACAGATCCGAGCCCTTTCAAAAACTCCGTTTCTGAATGTTATTGATCGAGTCCAGCTTCGTCATTTATCAGAGGTTATAATtttgaataaatgttttatttttgcaatGCAGGTATCGTATTACAGAATTTCCAACTCTTCAACAAACATTGCCATCACTTCCAGACACTCTGTTCCTAAGAAACATGAAAATACTACCGCTGTTGAAATGTgacgatgctgctgctgctgctgctgctaagtcgcttcagtcgtgtctgactctgtgcgaccccatagacggctgcccaccaggcttccccgtccctgcgattctccaggcaagaacactggagtgggttaccattgccttctccgacgaTACTGAATCTTGGTAAATCTTAAATGTTTGGTCAAGCCAAACTGTAAATGCCAatggcttaatttttaaaacatttcagtatttagcaaaattttatgttctttttcctaCAATTACTAACTCGGTAACTTAATTTTGGCCGAAAACTAGAATCATAAATTTATATTGggcttttgtctctttaggtccACATCGAGGAAGAAACAAGGCTCACAAGTAGATATTTATGTACAAAACATTAATCCTTTGCGCTGTTTTGAAAcggaaacttttttttcttatctggTGGCTAGGGATATCCAGGGTTCTTTCCAGTTCAACAGCCAATCAAGAAATAGAATCTAAATCGCCTTATTTGCATACAACGTTTCTACTGGCTGAATTGATCCAATCAGCGATTTTGATAGATTAAGCATCTATTTGCATAGAAGCCCTACAAAAATAGGCCGGCACGATAAGCAGCATTCTTTCAGTTTTCTCGGTCAGTTTATTCTGTCTGACGTTCTTCCATCATGCCTGAACCGGCTAAATCTGCTCCTGCTCCCAAGAAGGGGTCTAAGAAGGCGGTAACCAAAGCGCAGAAAAAAGACGGCAAGAAGCGCAAGCGCAGCCGCAAGGAGAGCTACTCCGTGTACGTGTACAAAGTGCTGAAGCAGGTCCACCCGGACACTGGAATCTCCTCCAAGGCGATGGGAATCATGAACTCCTTCGTGAACGATATATTTGAGCGCATCGCAGGCGAGGCATCGCGCCTGGCGCATTACAACAAGCGCTCGACCATCACATCCAGGGAGATCCAGACCGCCGTGCGCCTTCTGTTGCCTGGGGAGCTGGCCAAGCACGCCGTGTCCGAGGGCACCAAGGCTGTCACCAAATACACCAGCTCTAAGTAAATGTTTCTAGGAGCTGTCAGAGCCATTTACATTTTCCCAAAGGGCTCTAATACTGGATATTGTTTTAACCTCTAGGAGAAAAGTAGTGCTGAACTTCAAAGTTGGCTATGTTAacgaatttataattttaatttttcagaaaatttcccTTTTTGGTAGTTATAACTACGTAACTTGATCAGCTTAAAAGAAATCGGCTATTTCAATACAGAAAGGCAGACCATTTCTAACTAGTATGAACTATAAACCTCCGGAGACTGAGGCACAACAGCTACTAACCTCTTTGCCCTGAGCAAATAGcagttttctttgtttccctTGTAGTTAGATGTGGCCTCTGGTTGAAGTCCTAACAATGGGACAAAAGTAAATTTTTACATTTGTGGGTCTGGGGCATGACGATAGCCTCCCAGAAAGACTTTACACACTCTTTCTCTTCCCAGGGTAAAGGTGTTTTAGAAACTGAACAGGGCCAAACTAATGCTAACCCCAGTGTTACCAGACCAAGGCTTAAGTACAACTTTGGCTTCTCTAGAGATAGAATCTTTACTGTTCAACCAGAAATTGGCTCGTCACCAGTTAGATAATCAGACTAACAGACCCCTTTCATCCCCTAAAGCAGCAGTCTCCACCGTTTTTGGCGCCAGGTATCGATTTCATGAAAGACAATGTTTCCCCATACCGGgtggggggatggtttggggataatTCAAgcccattgctttttttttttttttttttggaggcggGGAGGGGATGCTGTGTGCTCAACTTTTTTTAattgctcatttttttcttttttaaaaaattattttaattggaggctaattacaatattgtagtggtttttgccatacattgacatgaatcagccatgggtatacatgtgacCCCCCATCCCGaaacccactcccacctccctccccatcccagccctcaggGTCCTCCTAGTCCACCGGCccagagcaccctgtctcatgcatcaaacctggactggccatctatttcatatatggtaatatatatgtttcagtgctattctctcaaatcatcccaccctcgccttctcccacagaatccaaaagtctttGTGTCTCGTTTGCTGTCTCGCATGtcgggtcatcgttaccatctttctaaattccatatatatgggttaatatactgtattggtgtttttctttctgacgtGCTTCActctgctccagtttcatccacctcattagaactaattcaaatgcattcttgttAATGGCTGAGtttccattgtgtatctgtagcacagctttcttatccattcctctgccgatggacatctaggtagcttttatgttctagctattgtaaacagttcaagcacattacatttagtgtgcactttatttctattattattacattagttccacctcagatcatcaggcattagatcctggaggttggggtcCACTACACTAAAGAATGGCATCCTTGCCATAATCAACCCACTTTTCTTCCTAGTATAATTTCCCTGTTCCTGCTCCTTTCTGCCTAGAAAAACCTTTCATTTCATATAGCTCCTCAGAGCTCTTTTCTGTCTGCTAGATTGGCAGTTGCCAGATCCATGAATCACTGAATAAAACCAATAACATTTCTAACAtgtagtccgtggaattctttttttaacatgtgAAAGCAATGTGTTAAGATAATTGAGATACAAAGATAAAAGGACACAGGGGTGGGGGCATCATCTTTGGTGGGCCAATGGTTAAGGCTCCAttgattccactgcagggggcgcaggttctatccctggtctagaagttaaaaatcccatggccaggggaaaaaaaaaggcacatgggctccagaatcactgcttgGAAGAAAGAGTTGCCTGCTAATCTAGAATACCCTTTTGGATCTCACAAAAGCAGAGAATAAACTTGCAATAAGCAATTAAGGTTATCAGTTAAATAAAccaaaagttgagaattatgttttattcagcaggTATACCAAGGACTGAAACCcatgagacagcctctcagaaagCTCTAAGGGACTGttctgaagaggtaagggagaACCAAGATATATAGGAgttgggggtgggaagagggaagcAGGTACTTCAAACATCAAAAAatgactgttaattaaagaaaacagacatttcaaactagtgaatttttcatacttttctatgtctgagaagatccaagagtctgggctcattgaaatcattcctttgatatgtaaCTTAACTACCTAGGGCCAGTATCCTATTTTTCTTCATCCTGAATCCACTCAGGGTACACAGTTGTGTGGATGGGGTGGCAGTTTCAGAGGCTTAAGTCTAGATGGCTGCCagatcctttgtttactgatacagCAAGTGACATTCTTCATCCACAAAGTTTGGAAATTTATCTTAATATACCCTCCATCCACCATGATAATCTCTATTTTCTAAAAAGAAGTTCAGTCACTTGTTGCTGGATCTCAAACCTTGTAGAACCAGATGGCTAGCAACATTCTTTAGTTGGCAAAGGACAGAGAAAATTTTCTTCGAAGATAATTTCATAGTTATTTGGCAAAACCTGAACAACACCAGTTTCCTGTCCTTCCTTGAACACTACTTCTAAAAAATGAGAGTAATTAACAGCCTATACACCCTAATGAAAGTCTCTGCATTTGAACTGCAGTCTCTCCCAATAGGAAGGGTTCAGAAGATACATGATATCTTGGTTCAATGCCAAGATTCAGTTACAGCTTAGATCAGCACTTGATAACATGcatcatttttatcataaataaataaaatttaattttgttttctttcaaaaaatcatGGGTTTGGCCATCAAATCACCACCATTTTGAAGGTTTTTGTATGGAATTCTATTAGCCATGAGCCAAAAGATGAAcagttttgtttatatttggAGACTCATTAGTAATTATCCAATATAATCTTAGAAGATGTACTTTTACAGTGTATAAAGCCTTTTTAGAAA from Budorcas taxicolor isolate Tak-1 chromosome 11, Takin1.1, whole genome shotgun sequence carries:
- the LOC128055173 gene encoding uncharacterized protein LOC128055173; the protein is MSGRGKGGKGLGKGGAKRHRKVLRDNIQGITKPAIRRLARRGGVKRISGLIYEETRGVLKVFLENVIRDAVTYTEHAKRKTVTAMDVVYALKRQARRAGLELQQSIQSIAMARTKQTARKSTGGKAPRKQLATKAARKSAPATGGVKKPHRYRPGTVALREIRRYQKSTELLIRKLPFQRLVREIAQDFKTDLRFQSSAVMALQEACEAYLVGLFEDTNLAQHLGNMSGRGKGGKGLGKGGAKRHRKVLRDNIQGITKPAIRRLARRGGVKRISGLIYEETRGVLKVFLENVIRDAVTYTEHAKRKTVTAMDVVYALKRQGRTLYGFGG